A genomic segment from Desulfurispirillum indicum S5 encodes:
- a CDS encoding patatin-like phospholipase family protein translates to MQQSISLALGGGGARGIAHLGVLRALEEAGITPSLLVGTSMGAVIGAMFACYRDTNEVERRIEMLVNSDFMRSTGLDSYSRSGDRIQKKGFDLLFSQLRKNMQLARVFTSAGTVPSTALLQAMEFLIDDVNIEDLSIPFCAVATDLEEGTPVLFRSGSVRTAITASAAIPGVFTPLEYDGMKLIDGAASYLTPTPPAKEMSPAPVVAVDVSKSLDMPFPERGYGVVFRSSDIILSNYNTLLVEQADLILRPDVAQINWADFSQYKALIEKGYRAAQESMPAIETLLKNSRSPLRRWWSRWRQTRSTPAT, encoded by the coding sequence ATGCAACAGAGTATTTCACTGGCCCTGGGCGGTGGCGGCGCACGGGGTATCGCCCATCTGGGTGTCCTGCGCGCCCTGGAGGAAGCTGGCATCACACCTTCGCTGCTGGTGGGAACCAGCATGGGCGCGGTTATCGGTGCCATGTTCGCCTGCTACCGGGATACCAATGAAGTGGAAAGACGCATAGAAATGCTTGTGAATAGCGATTTTATGCGCAGCACCGGGCTGGACAGCTATTCAAGGTCCGGCGACCGCATTCAGAAGAAGGGATTCGACCTGCTGTTCAGCCAGCTGCGCAAGAACATGCAGCTGGCGCGGGTCTTCACCAGCGCTGGCACTGTACCCAGCACAGCCCTGCTGCAGGCCATGGAGTTTCTCATCGATGATGTAAACATAGAGGATCTGTCCATCCCCTTCTGCGCCGTGGCAACCGACCTGGAGGAAGGCACCCCGGTACTCTTTCGCAGCGGTTCCGTGCGCACCGCCATCACCGCCAGTGCCGCCATTCCCGGCGTCTTCACTCCCCTGGAATACGACGGCATGAAGCTCATCGATGGCGCCGCCTCCTACCTCACGCCCACTCCACCGGCCAAGGAGATGAGCCCGGCCCCGGTGGTGGCCGTGGATGTAAGCAAATCCCTGGACATGCCCTTTCCCGAACGTGGCTACGGCGTTGTCTTCCGCAGCAGTGATATCATCCTCAGCAACTACAACACCCTGCTGGTGGAACAGGCCGATCTGATTCTGCGGCCCGATGTGGCCCAGATCAACTGGGCTGATTTCAGCCAGTACAAGGCGCTCATCGAAAAAGGATATAGAGCTGCCCAGGAGAGTATGCCCGCCATTGAAACGCTCCTGAAAAACAGCCGTTCGCCCCTGCGCCGCTGGTGGTCCAGATGGCGGCAGACCCGCTCGACCCCGGCCACATAA
- a CDS encoding biotin--[acetyl-CoA-carboxylase] ligase, which yields MKTPSTRDHILQHLWQHQDQWVSGEELSGQLGISRTAINKHIGHLRSAGYTIESSPKKGYQFRAASPHLLASEIHHNLHTRLLGQEEIYCLESVESTNEYARKLAMDGAAEGTLVVTGNQVQGRGRRQRPWFSPSGSSVSFSLILRPRMSASDAPRIAQTAAVAIATALEGLIGKSVHIKWPNDILIDGRKVAGILAEMSTEMDSVEFLILGVGINVNTDANDFPPELGETATSLRICGSQTFHLASVVRACLESLEQCYSGLLSEGFAPIAANWSRRCAIEGKRIQAHMVERTIEGVVQGMDHDGALLLKDDTGHLWHLLAADVTLKPGGK from the coding sequence GTGAAAACGCCCAGCACCCGGGATCATATTCTGCAGCACCTGTGGCAGCACCAGGATCAGTGGGTTTCCGGAGAGGAGCTCAGCGGACAGCTGGGCATCAGCCGCACCGCTATCAACAAGCATATCGGACACCTGCGCAGCGCCGGCTACACCATTGAGTCCTCCCCCAAGAAGGGCTATCAGTTCCGCGCTGCTTCGCCACACCTGCTGGCCAGCGAAATCCACCACAACCTGCATACCCGCCTGCTGGGCCAGGAAGAGATCTACTGCCTGGAAAGCGTGGAATCCACCAATGAATATGCGCGCAAACTGGCCATGGATGGAGCTGCAGAAGGCACTCTGGTGGTCACCGGCAATCAGGTGCAGGGGCGCGGTCGTCGCCAGCGTCCCTGGTTTTCCCCCAGTGGCAGCAGTGTCAGTTTCTCCCTGATCCTGCGCCCCCGCATGAGCGCCAGCGATGCACCGCGCATCGCCCAGACGGCAGCCGTGGCCATCGCCACCGCCCTGGAAGGGCTCATCGGAAAATCCGTGCATATCAAGTGGCCCAACGATATTCTCATCGACGGTCGCAAAGTGGCGGGAATTCTGGCTGAGATGAGTACGGAAATGGACTCGGTGGAATTTCTGATCCTGGGAGTCGGCATCAACGTCAACACCGACGCGAACGACTTTCCGCCCGAGCTGGGAGAGACTGCTACCTCCCTGCGCATCTGCGGCAGCCAAACCTTCCACCTGGCCAGCGTGGTACGCGCCTGCCTGGAGTCTCTGGAACAGTGCTACAGCGGCCTGCTCAGCGAAGGCTTCGCGCCCATCGCCGCCAACTGGAGCAGGCGCTGCGCCATTGAAGGCAAACGCATTCAGGCTCACATGGTGGAACGCACGATTGAAGGAGTTGTCCAGGGCATGGATCACGACGGCGCGTTGCTGCTCAAAGATGACACGGGGCACCTCTGGCACCTGCTGGCTGCCGATGTAACCCTGAAACCAGGTGGAAAATGA